The DNA window GCATTTCCAAATGATGCGGGCAGCTTCTATGACGGAAAAAACGGTCGTTATTGCGGTTAGTTTGACAGGCAGTACAAAAGACATTGTAGACGCCGTAAGTGCTTCGAAATCGAACGGAGCAACAGTTATTGCTTTGACGAGCTATACAAAATCCCCTTTAACAAAATTCGCTGATTTAGTCTTACTATCTTCTTCAAAAGAAAGCCCATTAGACAGTGGATCGCTCATTTCAAAAATATCGCAGTTATTTTTAATTGATCTTATTTGCACAGGATTAGCGTTGAAAAATGAACAAGAAGCAAAAGTAATACAACTAAAAATTTCGGAAAACACAGCAAATAAACTTTATTAAACATTAAGGAGTAGTCATTATGGATAAACAATTATTGTTAGCAAAACTAAAGGGTGGTCTAATTGTCTCTTGTCAAGCATTAGAAGACGAACCGCTACACAGCTCTTATATCATGTCTAGACTAGCAGCGGCAGCTCAAGAAGGTGGAGCAGTAGGCATTAGAGCTAATGGTTACGAAGATATCAGTGCCATTAAAAAATCAGTCAATTTGCCAGTTATCGGCATTGTTAAGCGAGATTACGATGACAGCAAAGTATTCATCACAGCAACGTTAAAAGAAGTCGAAGAAGTGGTGAAATCAGGAGCAGAAATCATTGCTCTTGATGCAACAGATCAGTTGCGGCCAAACGGACAGCGACTGGATGAATTTTATGTAGAGGTTCGTCAAATTTTTCCAGATGTTGTGTTAATGGCAGACATTTCAACGTTCGAAGAAGGTGTAAAAGCAAGTAAGCTGGGCTTTGACTTAGTGGCAACTACATTATCGGGATACACGGATTACACAAAAGACCACGTGCTACCGAATACCGACCTGATCAAATCTCTTGCTGAAGCAATAGATACACCGGTAATGGCAGAAGGAGGATACTGGAAGCCGGAAGAATTAGAAAGAGCGATGGCTTATGGAGCTCATGCGTGTATCGTAGGATCTGCTATTACGCGGCCAAGAGAAATCACCAAACGTTTTGTTGCAAGTTTGAATAAATAAAACGTAAAAGTATAGTGCGCGATTAGATGTACTATTTCTTTTAGTAGTTGTTCTTTGGTTGATGGTGTGATGGGAAAAGTTGAGGTTGTCAAAAAGAGTAGCATAGAATATTTTAGCTTCTAGCTGTTACTGAAAATGAAATCTAATTTTGGTACGCAGTATGCAGAATCGAAATTATCTAATGTAAATCATCAAGGGGGTTTGTAAGTTGAAAAATTTATTTGGAAAAGCACAGCAATTTGGAAAGTCATTTATGTTGCCCATTGCGATACTACCAGCAGCAGGATTACTGCTTGGAATTGGTGGATCTCTATCGAACCCGAATACAGTAAGTACTTACCCGTTTCTAGATATCGCATTCTTACAAGCGATATTTACAATTATGAGTAGTGCAGGAAGCATTATTTTTGCGAACTTGCCTGTTATTTTCGCAGTCGGGATTGCTATTGGTTTAGCACGTTCAGACAAAGGGACGGCCGGTCTTGCTGCACTTATCGGCTACCTCGTGATGAACGCATCAATTAATGGGATTTTAATCATCAACGATGAACTTGCTGTTGAGGCGTTATCCGGCGCTGGACAAGGGATGGCGCTTGGTATTCAAACGCTCGAGATGGGTGTGTTCGGCGGAATTATGGTTGGGATCATGACAGGGCTGTTGCATAACCGATTTAATAAAATTGAGTTGCCCCAGTACTTAGGATTCTTCGGAGGCTCTCGTTTTATTCCGATTGTGACTGCTTTTTCGGCCATTCTATTAGGAACGGCGTTGTATTTTATTTGGCCGCTATTCCAGCACTTGATTACTCAGGCAGGCGGTTTAGTTAACGCAACGGGTGTTATTGGCACTTTCATTTACGGCTTTATTCTACGAATGCTTGGTCCTTTTGGATTGCATCACATTTTTTATCTGCCCTTTTGGCAAACGGGGATTGGCGGGTCACTTGAAATTGGTGGTCAGCTCGTACAAGGAACACAGAACATTTTCTTTGCTCAGTTGAGTGATCCTTCGACTACTCACTTTTTTGAAGGAACATCACGCTTTATGTCTGGTCGCTTTATTACGATGATGTTTGGTTTGTTAGGTGCTGCATTAGCAATTTATCATACGGCAAAACCTGAAAACAAAAAAGTCGTGGGCGGGCTTATGTTATCTGCAGCATTGACTTCGTTTTTAACGGGAATTACCGAACCATTAGAATTCTCTTTCCTCTTTATCGCGCCGGTCTTGTATTTAGTTCATGCGATTTTTGATGGTCTAGCCTTCATGATGGCGGATATTTTTAATATCACAATTGGTCAAACGTTCTCAGGAGGATTTATTGACTTTATCTTATTTGGAGTGTTACAAGGTCAGGATAAAACAAACTGGATATATGTGATTCCGCTTGGGATTGTTTGGTTCTTCATGTATTATTTTGTATTCAAATTTTTGATTAAGAAATTCAATTTCAAAACGCCAGGTCGTGAAGATGAAAAAATGGACGCACCCGCAGCAAATGCGGTTTCGGTTGATCCGCAACAGAGCCGTCCACATACAATCATTGAGGCATTTGGCGGACAAGCAAATATCGTGGATCTGGATAATTGTGCAACTCGCTTAAGGGTAACGGTTAAAGATCCAGAACTTGTACAAAAAGAGGCATTTCCTGCGACGGGTAGTAAAGGAATTATTATGAACGGAACAGGTGTACAGGTTGTATACGGACCGCAAGTATCGGTTATTAAAAATGAAATTGAAGAGATACTTGAGCAATAACAGTAGAAATAATCAAACAGAGAATCCTGTCGAGTTTAACTATCGGCAGGATTCTCTGTTTTGTTGAACTGTAAAATCACAATGCATGAAAAGCGATTATTTCAAAACTAGCCAAATAGTTTTTCAACGCGTCAATGTCTTGCGCTGTACTCGCTAAAGCGACGTGACCATCCGGGCGAACAAGATACAATGCATTTTGCTGAAATCCTGCTTTTTTCATAGTAGCTTGCCACGCAAATTCATGGACCTCAAGCGACTGCATGTCAGCGAAGTCTTTTAGTTCTTGACTGGCTTTGCCATAAATATGGATTTGCCAATCAACCGATTGCAAGGCTTGAAAGTTACTGCTGTCAGCAAGTTCGATCCATGGCAAACGCATACCTCCAAAAATTTTTCCCGCTTTTCCTTTACTTAAGGCACTGTCCCGGTAATTAATGTGAATTTGAGATAACACTTTAAAGGCATTCAGTTTAGTAAGCGAAAATTTGAATAACGAAGGCACGACATACGGTACGATAAACTTACGCAATAAAGTGCCGCGAAGCTTTTGATTGATGATGGTTTGAAAGGCTTTATCAGTAGTCGCAACCAATCTCCGCGCAAAAGCAATCCGCTCCGT is part of the Planococcus kocurii genome and encodes:
- a CDS encoding PTS transporter subunit EIIC; this translates as MKNLFGKAQQFGKSFMLPIAILPAAGLLLGIGGSLSNPNTVSTYPFLDIAFLQAIFTIMSSAGSIIFANLPVIFAVGIAIGLARSDKGTAGLAALIGYLVMNASINGILIINDELAVEALSGAGQGMALGIQTLEMGVFGGIMVGIMTGLLHNRFNKIELPQYLGFFGGSRFIPIVTAFSAILLGTALYFIWPLFQHLITQAGGLVNATGVIGTFIYGFILRMLGPFGLHHIFYLPFWQTGIGGSLEIGGQLVQGTQNIFFAQLSDPSTTHFFEGTSRFMSGRFITMMFGLLGAALAIYHTAKPENKKVVGGLMLSAALTSFLTGITEPLEFSFLFIAPVLYLVHAIFDGLAFMMADIFNITIGQTFSGGFIDFILFGVLQGQDKTNWIYVIPLGIVWFFMYYFVFKFLIKKFNFKTPGREDEKMDAPAANAVSVDPQQSRPHTIIEAFGGQANIVDLDNCATRLRVTVKDPELVQKEAFPATGSKGIIMNGTGVQVVYGPQVSVIKNEIEEILEQ
- a CDS encoding N-acetylmannosamine-6-phosphate 2-epimerase — encoded protein: MDKQLLLAKLKGGLIVSCQALEDEPLHSSYIMSRLAAAAQEGGAVGIRANGYEDISAIKKSVNLPVIGIVKRDYDDSKVFITATLKEVEEVVKSGAEIIALDATDQLRPNGQRLDEFYVEVRQIFPDVVLMADISTFEEGVKASKLGFDLVATTLSGYTDYTKDHVLPNTDLIKSLAEAIDTPVMAEGGYWKPEELERAMAYGAHACIVGSAITRPREITKRFVASLNK